The Agrobacterium vitis genome has a segment encoding these proteins:
- a CDS encoding SufE family protein, translated as MTPIDQIIDDFAYLDDWEDRYRYVIELGKALPDLPEEQRIAENKVKGCASQVWLVTKAGEGSDPILTFEGDSDAHIVKGLVAIVLSAYSGKTASEVAGFNALDLFGKLGLIEHLSAQRANGLRSMVERIRGEAVARV; from the coding sequence ATGACGCCCATCGACCAGATTATCGACGACTTCGCCTATCTCGACGATTGGGAAGACCGCTACCGCTACGTGATCGAATTGGGCAAGGCCCTGCCGGACCTGCCGGAAGAACAGCGTATCGCTGAAAACAAGGTCAAGGGCTGCGCCAGCCAGGTCTGGCTGGTGACGAAGGCGGGCGAAGGTTCTGACCCGATCCTGACGTTCGAAGGCGATTCCGATGCCCATATCGTCAAAGGCCTGGTCGCCATTGTGCTATCAGCCTATTCCGGCAAGACCGCCTCAGAAGTCGCAGGCTTTAACGCCCTCGACCTGTTCGGCAAGCTCGGCCTGATCGAACACCTCTCCGCCCAACGCGCCAACGGCCTGCGTTCAATGGTGGAACGGATCAGGGGCGAGGCTGTGGCGCGGGTCTGA
- a CDS encoding TetR/AcrR family transcriptional regulator: protein MSDEQPAKIKPTRVGRPRLGAEVGREAILSKAIHAFGRQGFDGVNLRDLARQVGVNIALANYHFGSKAALWEACLERMNLRAAPCISTLQAISAAPLAYSQRMADFYAAFIRFNADLPDYGLFILQEMVQEGPRQEQVKVSLIDPFHDATVPLLLEGMDLGLVHRQDASLLFFTHSITISHVLAGQGTMAIFLQPEDRREQTLKDILAMIIRSAVGVLPAEFELAIASAGAVA, encoded by the coding sequence ATGAGCGACGAACAACCCGCCAAGATAAAGCCGACCCGGGTCGGCAGGCCCCGGTTGGGCGCGGAGGTTGGCCGCGAGGCAATTCTCTCCAAAGCCATTCATGCTTTTGGCCGCCAAGGCTTTGACGGGGTGAATTTGCGGGACCTGGCAAGACAGGTCGGGGTCAATATTGCGCTGGCAAATTATCACTTCGGCTCAAAAGCCGCCCTATGGGAGGCATGCCTCGAACGGATGAACCTGCGCGCGGCGCCCTGCATCAGCACCTTGCAGGCCATTTCGGCGGCCCCTTTGGCCTATTCTCAAAGAATGGCGGATTTCTATGCGGCCTTCATCCGTTTCAATGCCGACCTGCCGGATTATGGCCTGTTCATTCTCCAGGAGATGGTTCAGGAAGGCCCGCGCCAGGAGCAGGTGAAAGTCTCGCTGATCGATCCTTTCCACGATGCGACGGTGCCGCTGCTCTTGGAAGGAATGGACCTGGGACTGGTGCACCGGCAGGATGCATCCCTGCTGTTTTTCACCCATTCCATCACCATTTCGCACGTTCTGGCAGGCCAGGGTACGATGGCAATCTTCCTCCAACCTGAGGACCGCAGGGAGCAGACGTTGAAAGATATTCTCGCAATGATCATCCGTTCCGCAGTCGGCGTACTGCCGGCCGAATTCGAACTGGCAATCGCATCGGCCGGTGCTGTTGCGTAG
- a CDS encoding CocE/NonD family hydrolase, with protein MNIIKNLDGIDVIFRKTVVDENSANYRVDERSFILKKGSTHREGGIPLQSDVLVDRDVAVTLRDGVTIRTDLYRPVEEGQYPAIIGWSPYGKRGGALNNDLFGHPTRMDVPVAWEDGLNKFEAPTPAYWVAHGYVIIAPDSRGAGHSEGDIHAWGRQEPEDEYDLIEWAGQQSWSNGKIGLTGNSMLAMSQWFVAALRPPHLAAIAPWEGASDIYRDTACRGGIPEFIFSEGIFGRLCGPGLVEDIPAMTATHPLLDDYWKTKISGLENIDVPAYVVASWTNLLHTGGTFRGWSSISSTEKWLRVNNTHEWTDYFNPENVDDLRRFFDRYLKDIDNGWEATPRVRLSVMDPGNRDTVNRSEVAFPLARQVTKALHLELKDGKPVLTHESQTEPASLSYDVADKEGVSFSITFNELTELTGFFNLKLWVEAEGHDDMDLFAFIRKRDSKGKVQGCHVVTDRTHVGPNGRLRVSLRATDPERSTELEPFLPYDSPVKLKPGEIVPVEIGFWPYGIRWQPGETLELVMTGTDLLIRPEFPQLPPIPTLNKGRHIIHFGGDYGSKLLVPYIPGA; from the coding sequence ATGAATATTATCAAAAATTTAGACGGTATCGACGTTATCTTCAGAAAAACGGTGGTCGATGAGAACTCCGCCAATTATCGGGTGGATGAGCGCAGCTTCATTCTCAAAAAGGGCAGTACCCACCGCGAAGGCGGCATTCCGCTGCAATCGGATGTGCTGGTGGACCGGGATGTGGCCGTGACGCTGCGCGACGGCGTGACGATCCGGACGGATCTATATCGCCCGGTCGAAGAAGGTCAGTATCCGGCCATTATCGGCTGGAGTCCTTATGGCAAACGCGGCGGCGCCCTTAACAACGATCTCTTCGGGCACCCGACGCGCATGGATGTGCCCGTCGCATGGGAGGATGGGCTCAACAAGTTCGAAGCCCCGACGCCGGCCTATTGGGTGGCCCACGGTTATGTGATCATCGCGCCGGACAGCCGCGGCGCCGGTCACTCCGAGGGCGACATCCATGCCTGGGGACGCCAGGAGCCGGAAGACGAGTACGATCTGATCGAATGGGCTGGGCAGCAATCCTGGTCGAATGGCAAGATCGGCCTGACAGGCAATTCCATGCTGGCGATGTCGCAATGGTTTGTCGCTGCCCTGCGCCCCCCGCATCTGGCCGCCATTGCCCCCTGGGAGGGGGCATCCGATATCTACCGCGATACGGCCTGCCGCGGCGGGATTCCGGAATTCATCTTCTCGGAAGGCATATTCGGACGGCTGTGCGGTCCCGGCCTGGTGGAAGACATTCCCGCCATGACGGCCACCCATCCGCTCCTCGACGACTATTGGAAAACCAAGATCTCTGGCCTCGAAAACATTGATGTTCCCGCCTATGTCGTGGCTTCCTGGACCAATCTTCTGCATACAGGCGGCACATTTCGCGGCTGGTCATCCATTTCATCGACGGAAAAATGGTTGCGGGTCAACAATACCCATGAATGGACCGATTATTTCAACCCTGAGAATGTCGATGATCTGCGCCGCTTCTTTGATCGCTACCTGAAAGATATCGATAATGGCTGGGAGGCCACGCCGCGCGTCCGCCTGTCTGTGATGGACCCGGGCAACCGCGATACCGTCAACCGCAGCGAGGTCGCCTTCCCGCTCGCGCGTCAGGTCACCAAAGCGCTGCACCTTGAGCTGAAGGACGGCAAACCTGTTTTGACCCACGAAAGCCAGACTGAGCCCGCCAGCCTTTCCTACGATGTCGCGGACAAGGAAGGTGTTTCCTTCTCCATCACCTTCAACGAACTGACGGAACTCACCGGTTTCTTCAACCTGAAGCTCTGGGTGGAAGCCGAGGGCCATGACGACATGGACCTGTTTGCTTTCATCAGGAAGCGCGATAGCAAAGGAAAGGTGCAGGGATGCCACGTGGTGACGGACCGCACCCATGTCGGCCCCAATGGCCGTCTGCGCGTTTCGCTGCGGGCGACGGACCCCGAACGTTCGACCGAACTTGAGCCGTTCCTGCCTTATGATAGTCCCGTCAAGCTGAAACCGGGGGAGATTGTGCCCGTCGAAATCGGCTTTTGGCCTTACGGCATCCGCTGGCAGCCGGGCGAAACACTGGAACTGGTGATGACCGGAACCGATCTGCTGATCAGGCCGGAATTTCCGCAATTGCCGCCCATTCCAACCCTCAACAAGGGCCGCCATATCATCCACTTCGGTGGAGACTACGGCTCGAAACTGCTCGTTCCCTACATTCCCGGAGCGTGA
- a CDS encoding MacB family efflux pump subunit: MALLELKNLTRIYRSGEEDVAVLKGINLNINRGEMVSIIGPSGSGKSTLMNILGLLDRPSVGTYEIDGKRTDQLDSDALSALRREHFGFIFQRYNLLSDLTALGNVEVPAIYAGISPSDRRSRATKILERLGMGERLRHRPGQLSGGQQQRVSIARALINGGEVILADEPTGALDKHSGEEVLRILDELHAEGRTIIIVTHDPGVAARAERVIEIADGEIIADRRQDKPVLVRENTLPSTARPHRFPGLDRLGEAFMMAVRALASHRLRTFLTMLGIIIGIASVVSVVALGAGTQQKVLSNINGLGTNTLEIFPGKGFGDTRSGKITTLKVGDADALARLSYVSAVTPTVSTSGTVRYGATVANVLVNGVGDQYFTAKGSKLLAGRLFDHASVVAMTQEAVIDQNAAKALFGDDPAMALGHTVFLTDVPVRIVGVIEAQQGGFGSNSNLQAYLPYSSVQTRFLGDLSLRSITVRLDDSVDSAVAESAVTTFLTGRHGETDFFILNTDDIRKTIVSTAQTLTLLVAAIAVISLIVGGIGVMNIMLVSVSERVSEIGVRMAVGARRQDILQQFLIEAVLVCLIGGGLGIGFALSIGFLFSMLVTDFQLVYSTTSMVAAFSCSCLIGLVFGFMPARNASRLDPVAALSKD, encoded by the coding sequence ATGGCCCTGCTTGAGCTGAAGAACCTCACCCGTATCTATCGCTCCGGGGAAGAGGATGTTGCTGTCCTCAAAGGCATCAATCTCAATATCAACCGCGGCGAGATGGTCTCGATCATCGGGCCATCAGGGTCGGGAAAATCGACGCTGATGAACATCCTCGGCCTGCTCGACCGACCGAGCGTTGGCACGTATGAGATCGATGGCAAGCGTACCGACCAGTTGGACAGCGATGCGCTGTCGGCGCTCCGGCGCGAGCATTTCGGCTTCATCTTCCAGCGCTATAACCTGCTGTCTGATCTGACGGCGCTTGGCAATGTGGAAGTGCCAGCGATCTATGCCGGAATTTCGCCGTCGGATCGCCGCAGCCGGGCGACAAAAATCCTGGAACGGCTGGGCATGGGCGAACGGCTGCGTCACCGACCGGGCCAATTGTCCGGCGGTCAGCAGCAGCGTGTGTCCATCGCCCGCGCGCTGATCAATGGCGGTGAGGTGATCCTGGCCGACGAACCGACCGGCGCGCTCGACAAGCATAGCGGCGAGGAAGTGCTGCGCATTCTCGACGAATTGCATGCCGAGGGACGCACCATCATCATCGTCACCCACGATCCGGGTGTTGCCGCGCGCGCGGAACGGGTGATCGAGATTGCCGATGGTGAAATCATTGCCGACCGCCGTCAGGATAAACCTGTGCTGGTGCGTGAAAACACCCTGCCATCCACGGCCCGGCCGCATCGGTTCCCCGGTCTCGACCGGCTGGGCGAAGCCTTCATGATGGCGGTCAGGGCGCTGGCCTCGCACCGGCTGCGAACCTTCCTGACCATGCTGGGTATTATCATCGGCATCGCCTCGGTGGTGTCAGTCGTGGCGCTCGGGGCCGGCACCCAGCAGAAAGTGCTCTCCAACATCAACGGGCTTGGCACCAATACGTTGGAGATTTTCCCCGGCAAAGGGTTTGGAGATACGCGCTCAGGAAAGATCACCACGTTGAAAGTCGGTGATGCCGATGCACTGGCGCGGCTCTCCTATGTCTCTGCCGTGACCCCGACCGTTTCCACCTCAGGCACGGTGCGCTATGGCGCCACCGTGGCCAATGTGCTGGTCAACGGCGTCGGCGACCAGTATTTTACCGCCAAGGGCTCCAAGCTGCTGGCCGGGCGGCTGTTCGACCATGCAAGTGTCGTAGCCATGACCCAGGAGGCGGTGATCGACCAGAACGCCGCAAAGGCGCTGTTTGGCGACGATCCGGCCATGGCGCTTGGCCATACAGTGTTTCTGACCGACGTGCCGGTGCGTATTGTCGGCGTCATCGAGGCCCAGCAGGGCGGCTTCGGCTCGAACTCCAATCTTCAGGCCTATCTGCCCTATAGCAGCGTCCAGACCAGGTTCCTCGGCGATCTGTCGCTGCGCAGCATCACGGTCCGGCTGGACGACAGCGTCGATAGTGCAGTGGCCGAAAGTGCCGTCACCACGTTTCTCACTGGCCGCCATGGCGAAACGGATTTCTTCATTCTTAACACTGACGATATCCGCAAGACGATCGTCAGCACTGCCCAGACCCTGACACTGCTGGTGGCGGCAATTGCGGTGATTTCGCTGATCGTCGGCGGGATCGGAGTGATGAATATCATGCTGGTTTCGGTGTCCGAACGGGTCAGTGAGATCGGCGTGCGCATGGCGGTCGGTGCGCGCCGCCAGGATATTCTCCAGCAATTCCTGATCGAGGCGGTGCTGGTCTGCCTGATCGGCGGCGGACTCGGCATCGGCTTTGCTTTGTCGATCGGCTTTCTCTTCAGCATGCTGGTCACGGATTTTCAGCTGGTCTATTCCACCACTTCCATGGTGGCAGCCTTCAGCTGCTCTTGCCTGATCGGCCTCGTTTTCGGCTTCATGCCCGCTCGCAATGCGTCAAGGCTCGATCCGGTGGCGGCACTGTCAAAGGATTGA
- a CDS encoding efflux RND transporter periplasmic adaptor subunit: MSRKLFAVVVIVVLVLAAVGFTLFKRSEANPTDGLLLAAVKRGDVEETVLATGIFKPSRLVAVGAQVSGRITALHVKVGDTIKKDSLVAEIDSVTQVNDLRTSQASLADIKAQKEEAEATLISAELALVRQQNLRASNSGTQADLESAVATRDKTKAQIDSLQAQIVKAEVAVETSEADLGYTRITAPMDGTVLAVVNQQGQTVNATQSAPTIVILGDLNHMIVRAEISEADVVNVKPGQAVYFNILGQPSVRHESVLKSIEPAPESITSDSSVSTSSSSSSSSSSSSSSSTSSSAIYYNGILDVDNSDGRFRTYMTAEVHVVLGAVKNVLTVPASALGTGVKTGKASLRVVGADNAIVTRTVEIGLNDGVNAEVKSGLNEGEKIVIGQADPSVKSVSGGFGPPPGGM; the protein is encoded by the coding sequence GTGTCGCGTAAACTGTTCGCAGTCGTTGTCATCGTCGTTCTGGTGCTTGCCGCCGTTGGTTTCACTCTGTTCAAGCGTTCCGAGGCCAATCCGACCGATGGCCTGCTGCTGGCGGCGGTTAAACGCGGGGATGTAGAGGAGACGGTGCTTGCCACCGGCATCTTCAAGCCGTCCCGGCTGGTTGCGGTGGGCGCTCAGGTGTCAGGCCGTATCACGGCGCTGCATGTAAAGGTCGGCGACACCATCAAGAAGGACAGCCTGGTCGCCGAAATCGACTCGGTTACCCAGGTCAACGACCTGCGTACTTCGCAAGCGTCACTGGCCGATATCAAGGCCCAGAAGGAAGAGGCCGAGGCGACCCTGATCAGCGCCGAACTGGCGCTGGTGCGCCAGCAGAATCTGAGGGCCAGCAATTCCGGCACCCAGGCCGATCTTGAAAGCGCGGTTGCCACCCGCGACAAGACCAAGGCGCAGATCGACAGCCTTCAGGCCCAGATTGTCAAGGCTGAAGTCGCCGTCGAAACCTCCGAGGCCGATCTCGGTTATACGCGCATCACCGCGCCCATGGATGGCACGGTACTGGCCGTGGTCAACCAGCAGGGCCAGACTGTCAATGCCACGCAATCGGCGCCCACCATCGTTATTCTGGGCGACCTGAACCACATGATTGTGCGGGCTGAAATCTCCGAGGCAGACGTGGTCAATGTCAAGCCAGGGCAGGCGGTCTATTTCAACATTCTCGGCCAGCCTTCCGTGCGCCATGAGTCGGTGCTGAAATCCATCGAGCCCGCGCCGGAATCGATCACCAGCGACAGCAGCGTTTCGACCTCGTCCAGTTCCAGTTCGTCAAGCAGTTCCTCCAGTTCCTCCAGTACATCGTCCTCGGCGATTTACTATAACGGCATACTGGATGTCGATAATTCCGATGGCCGTTTCCGCACCTATATGACGGCGGAAGTGCATGTCGTGCTTGGCGCGGTGAAGAATGTGCTGACGGTGCCGGCCTCGGCACTCGGCACCGGCGTCAAGACCGGCAAGGCCAGCCTGCGGGTCGTGGGAGCCGACAATGCGATTGTCACCCGAACGGTGGAAATCGGCCTGAATGACGGGGTCAATGCCGAGGTGAAATCGGGCTTGAACGAAGGCGAAAAGATCGTCATCGGCCAGGCTGATCCTTCCGTCAAATCAGTATCGGGGGGCTTTGGGCCGCCACCCGGGGGGATGTGA
- a CDS encoding DUF6456 domain-containing protein, with the protein MRKPTSHSPQNSLSGSTKPLLRLLRLASRGVLLEPTDPGETALLRPQDGVLLGRVPDALLHKALADGLVRRKGNALAATGEAESFLKRAMAEREDEIFAGQHGERASETLVEPDGSRSTVRRNLDDQPFSTVARLRDRTGKPYLPPEAVAAGERLAADFERGHLQPRITASFEPRLAQKHKGARPSGLDLTDSALAARLRVGEALTALGPELSGVALDICCFAKGLEAVERERQWPARSAKLMLRTALLALARHYTPPPARTASGLRHWGESDYRPPISRP; encoded by the coding sequence ATGCGTAAGCCCACAAGTCATTCGCCGCAAAATTCGCTATCAGGCAGCACCAAGCCGTTGCTGCGGCTGTTGCGGCTGGCAAGCCGAGGTGTGTTGCTGGAGCCAACTGATCCTGGCGAAACCGCGCTGCTGCGGCCCCAGGATGGCGTGCTGCTGGGCCGCGTACCCGATGCGCTGTTGCACAAGGCGCTGGCGGACGGTCTGGTCCGGCGCAAAGGCAATGCGCTCGCCGCGACCGGCGAGGCGGAAAGCTTCCTCAAACGAGCCATGGCCGAGCGTGAAGACGAGATCTTTGCAGGCCAGCATGGGGAGAGGGCGAGTGAGACCCTGGTGGAGCCGGATGGCAGCCGCTCCACCGTCCGGCGCAATCTTGATGACCAGCCTTTTTCGACGGTGGCCCGGCTGCGGGACCGGACTGGCAAGCCCTATCTGCCACCGGAAGCGGTTGCCGCCGGGGAGCGGCTGGCGGCGGATTTCGAGCGCGGTCATTTACAGCCACGCATCACCGCATCCTTTGAGCCGCGCCTGGCGCAAAAGCACAAAGGCGCACGGCCATCCGGGCTGGATCTGACCGACAGCGCGCTTGCCGCGCGGCTGCGGGTCGGTGAGGCACTGACGGCTTTAGGGCCGGAGTTGTCAGGCGTCGCTCTGGATATCTGCTGTTTTGCCAAGGGTCTTGAAGCCGTGGAGCGAGAGCGGCAATGGCCGGCCCGCTCGGCCAAACTGATGTTGCGGACAGCACTTCTGGCGCTGGCTCGTCACTATACACCACCACCGGCAAGGACAGCGTCCGGCCTTCGCCATTGGGGGGAAAGCGATTATCGTCCGCCTATCTCAAGGCCTTAA
- a CDS encoding helix-turn-helix domain-containing protein, which produces MSAMPLEHPVPVKASSRVLCHSVARVTEEIFVVFQSPGLVNAGRRRQRCHIRQIAMYLCHVVLSLPQQEIARAFGYDRSTVSYACHVIEDRRENAALDQFLSVLERVVAVLSTLAKDGRDA; this is translated from the coding sequence ATGTCAGCAATGCCGCTTGAACATCCTGTCCCGGTCAAAGCCTCCAGCCGGGTTCTGTGCCATTCCGTTGCCAGGGTTACGGAGGAAATATTTGTAGTTTTTCAGAGCCCGGGTCTCGTAAATGCCGGGCGCCGCCGTCAGCGCTGCCATATCCGACAGATCGCCATGTATCTCTGCCATGTGGTGCTGAGCCTGCCACAACAGGAAATCGCCCGCGCCTTCGGCTATGACCGAAGCACAGTGTCCTATGCCTGCCATGTCATTGAGGACCGACGCGAAAATGCGGCCCTCGACCAGTTTCTCAGCGTTTTGGAACGGGTCGTTGCGGTGCTGTCGACGCTGGCCAAGGATGGGCGTGATGCGTAA